Proteins from a genomic interval of Odontesthes bonariensis isolate fOdoBon6 chromosome 7, fOdoBon6.hap1, whole genome shotgun sequence:
- the LOC142384429 gene encoding nuclear receptor coactivator 5, with protein MSNWVKSSAGGRRPPGNPNGSIQPLRLFRRAAPYPTREERTDDLKDALDSYEELEQIQNFSSTVKFEGFKHQPAAKPDVCTPADRRKALYQKFYRQVQEERKPPDCVVLSVTNECLDYPKSLSQCLQERGLSVEMLYLQAESGLTRALQDVRADGSPLCILVEQKNVALSSCTIIIFSESLKIHRNMPKDQAMDFVQAEYSRGLPKERPPRDPADIAAQASQLLDDFLDREKLARHAVPSETRQLLLLLAEGVHLYPEELETVSEYIRSRLEHIALASSTDGDTGNTLPPGLGKPPPLLPTPPGPSQPGSGSLAGGSMGDHSSPPPVPLLPSPAFPKTKPPPLLSLHRLPGPLGPPMPRGSLSLHNPYGPSGMLRGPLLLHGPPFHPRGPHGPRVTPPSLKSSRPPLLSTPGIPLLPRLSGPRH; from the exons ATGTCGAATTGGGTGAAGTCATCTGCAGGTGGACGGCGGCCGCCAGGAAACCCAAACGGGAG TATTCAACCACTCCGTCTGTTTCGGAGAGCAGCTCCGTACCCCACCAGAGAGGAGAGGACGGATGACTTAAAGGATGCTTTGGACAG ttATGAAGAACTGGAACAAATTCAGAATTTCAGCAGCACTGTGAAGTTCGAAGGATTCAAGCATCAGCCAGCTG CCAAGCCGGACGTCTGCACTCCAGCGGACAGACGCAAAGCCTTGTATCAGAAGTTCTACAGACAGGTGCAGGAGGAGAGGAAGCCGCCTGACTGCGTGGTCCTCTCCGTCACCAACGAGTGCCT GGATTACCCCAAATCGCTAAGCCAGTGCTTGCAGGAGCGTGGCCTGTCAGTGGAAATGCTCTACCTTCAAGCGGAATCGGGCCTGACCCGGGCCCTGCAGGATGTCCGAGCAGATGGCTCCCCGTTATGTATACTGGTGGAGCAGAAAAACGTAGCTCTGTCCTCCTGCACTATTATCATATTCTCAGAATCCCTCAAAA TCCACCGCAACATGCCCAAAGACCAGGCCATGGACTTTGTCCAAGCCGAGTACAGTCGTGGACTCCCCAAAGAGCGCCCTCCGAGGGATCCCGCAGACATTGCAGCGCAGGCGTCGCAGCTGCTGGATGACTTTCTCGACCGAGAAAAACTGGCACGCCATGCTGTTCCCTCTGAAACACGGCAGCTTCTCCTGCTGTTGGCGGAGGGGGTCCATCTGTACCCCGAGGAGCTGGAAACCGTCTCCGAGTACATCCGTTCCCGGCTGGAACACATAG ctCTAGCCTCGAGCACGGATGGTGACACAGGGAATACGTTACCTCCAGGATTGGGGAAAccacctcctctgcttcctACTCCACCTGGACCCTCACAGCCTGGATCTGGATCTTTAGCAGGGGGGTCTATGGGCGATCACTCCTCACCTCCACCTGTACCTCTCCTGCCATCACCAG CTTTTCCCAAAACCAAACCTCCACCGCTGCTTTCTTTGCATCGGCTTCCCGGCCCGTTAGGGCCCCCAATGCCTCGAGGTTCCCTGTCCCTACATAACCCTTACGGTCCTTCTGGTATGCTTCGAGGGCCCCTACTCCTCCATGGTCCCCCATTCCACCCTAGAGGCCCCCACGGGCCTCGAGTGACCCCTCCCTCTTTAAAGAGTTCTCGCCCTCCACTTCTATCCACCCCAG gTATCCCTCTTCTCCCACGGCTGAGTGGCCCACGACACTAA